One genomic region from Eublepharis macularius isolate TG4126 chromosome 18, MPM_Emac_v1.0, whole genome shotgun sequence encodes:
- the GATM gene encoding glycine amidinotransferase, mitochondrial → MLRVRCLRGGSRGAEAVHYIGSRLGRAVTGWVQRTFQSTQAATASQTSCVAAEENNKAPDPVPEDCPVCSHNEWDLLEEVIVGRAENACVPPFTVEVKANTYEKYWGFYQKHGGQSFPPDHVKKATAEIEEMCNILKMEGVAVKRPEPLDWSVRYKTPDFESTGMYAAMPRDILLVIGNEIIEAPMAWRARFFEYRAYRPIIKDYFRRGAKWTTAPKPTMADELYDQDYPIRTVEDRHKLAAQGKFVTTEFEPCFDAADFIRAGRDIFVQRSQVTNFLGIEWMRRHLAPEYRVHTISFKDPNPMHIDATFNIIGPGLVLSNPDRPCNEIELFKKAGWTVVHPPLPLIPDDHPLWMSSKWLSMNVLMLGEKRVMVDANEIPIQKMFESLGISTIKVNIRHANSLGGGFHCWTCDIRRRGTLKSYFD, encoded by the exons ATGCTGCGTGTGCGGTGCCTGCGAGGAGGCAGCCGGGGGGCCGAGGCCGTGCACTACATCGGGTCGAGG CTTGGAAGAGCCGTCACAGGATGGGTGCAGCGAACTTTCCAGAGCACCCAGGCAGCCACAGCCTCCCAGACGTCCTGTGTTGCTGCTGAGGAAAACAACAAAGCCCCTGACCCTGTCCCCGAAGATTGCCCCGTCTGCTCGCACAATGAATGGGACCTGCTCGAGGAAGTCATTGTGGGGAGAGCCGAAAATGCCTGCGTCCCTCCTTTTACTGTGGAGGTCAAG GCGAACACCTATGAGAAGTACTGGGGATTTTATCAGAAACATGGTGGCCAGAGCTTCCCCCCAGATCATGTCAAGAAAGCAACTGCTGAAATAGAAGAGATGTGCAATATTTTGAAAATGGAAGGTGTGGCTGTCAAGAGGCCAGAACCACTTGACTGGTCGGTCCGATATAAAACACCTGACTTTGAATCTACCG GTATGTACGCAGCCATGCCGAGGGACATTTTGCTGGTAATTGGAAATGAAATCATCGAAGCTCCGATGGCTTGGCGTGCCCGTTTCTTTGAATACAGAGCATATCGACCCATAATCAAAGATTATTTTCGCCGTGGGGCTAAATGGACCACAGCACCAAAGCCTACCATGGCTGATGAACTTTACGACCAG GATTATCCCATCCGCACTGTGGAAGACAGGCACAAGCTGGCTGCCCAGGGCAAATTTGTCACGACTGAATTCGAGCCGTGCTTTGATGCAGCTGACTTCATAAGAGCCGGAAGAGACATCTTTGTGCAAAGAAGTCAG GTTACCAACTTCCTGGGTATCGAATGGATGCGAAGACACCTCGCTCCTGAGTACAGAGTGCACACCATCTCTTTTAAAGATCCCAACCCCATGCACATCGATGCCACGTTTAACATCATTGGGCCGGGCCTTGTGCTTTCTAACCCCGATCGCCCATGCAATGAG ATCGAACTCTTCAAGAAAGCAGGTTGGACGGTGGTTCACCCTCCATTGCCCCTCATTCCGGACG ACCACCCGCTGTGGATGTCCTCAAAATGGCTGTCCATGAACGTCCTGATGTTGGGTGAAAAACGTGTGATGGTGGACGCCAATGAGATCCCGATCCAGAAGATGTTTGAAAGTTTAG GGATTTCAACAATCAAGGTCAACATCCGCCATGCCAATTCTTTGGGAGGAGGCTTCCACTGCTGGACCTGTGACATCCGTCGCCGCGGCACCCTGAAGTCGTATTTCGATTAG